A single window of Paracoccus sp. MBLB3053 DNA harbors:
- a CDS encoding lytic transglycosylase domain-containing protein, with translation MALALSLSALPFTPLAHAAGVPAVDLKQIAEWLLQKQQDLAQRAAETQENSHRVAILKEQDAQLAALDETLRLLTGTSAFIPDLEGGGDMGGTSFAADAVYAIEDDNPYAERLFGDAPATIEGMIAETAMRNSGHPALAQAGINAVEFRCWFQGLVKQESNFSIGAKSPKAAFGLTQIIPGTAQGLGIYPAYYDDPRLQLDGGARYLLQQLSKFGSMELALAAYNAGPGAVQKYDGIPPYAETQNYVRRIRAHYQIYAGRISGADDLGTLDPKDMVIAESSNVADAGLHYASHSMTSMQAAATRLRAITARIGATASVKEAMDLNTYARAEVTRMAAILTRQQATQRKVEAARYALLLQAYAEDETYLHVRLKR, from the coding sequence ATGGCACTCGCCCTTTCCCTCTCTGCCCTGCCCTTTACGCCCCTTGCCCATGCTGCCGGCGTGCCTGCGGTGGATCTCAAGCAAATCGCGGAATGGCTCTTGCAGAAACAGCAGGATCTGGCGCAGCGCGCGGCCGAGACCCAGGAAAACTCGCACCGCGTAGCGATCCTGAAGGAGCAGGACGCCCAGCTTGCGGCACTTGATGAGACCCTGCGCCTCCTGACCGGAACCAGCGCCTTCATCCCGGATCTTGAAGGGGGCGGCGACATGGGCGGCACGAGTTTTGCCGCCGACGCGGTCTATGCCATCGAGGATGACAATCCCTATGCCGAAAGGCTCTTCGGCGATGCGCCAGCCACCATTGAGGGCATGATTGCCGAGACCGCGATGCGCAACAGTGGTCATCCGGCGCTGGCCCAGGCAGGGATCAATGCGGTGGAGTTCCGCTGCTGGTTTCAAGGCCTGGTGAAGCAGGAATCGAATTTCAGCATTGGCGCGAAAAGCCCGAAGGCCGCTTTTGGTCTCACCCAGATCATCCCGGGCACCGCGCAAGGCTTGGGCATCTACCCGGCCTATTATGACGATCCGCGTCTGCAACTCGATGGCGGGGCACGTTACCTGCTGCAGCAATTAAGCAAGTTCGGCTCAATGGAACTGGCGCTCGCCGCCTATAATGCCGGTCCCGGTGCGGTCCAGAAATATGATGGCATCCCGCCTTATGCCGAGACCCAGAATTACGTCCGCCGCATCCGGGCGCATTACCAGATCTATGCCGGTCGGATCAGCGGCGCCGATGATCTCGGCACCCTCGACCCCAAGGATATGGTCATCGCCGAAAGCTCGAATGTCGCCGATGCCGGGCTGCATTACGCCAGCCATTCGATGACGAGCATGCAGGCTGCCGCAACCCGGCTCCGAGCCATTACCGCCCGGATCGGTGCGACCGCCTCGGTCAAGGAGGCGATGGATCTCAACACCTATGCCCGCGCCGAAGTGACCCGTATGGCCGCGATCCTGACCCGGCAGCAGGCTACCCAGCGCAAGGTGGAGGCGGCGCGCTACGCCCTGCTTTTGCAGGCTTACGCCGAGGACGAGACCTACTTGCACGTGAGGTTGAAACGATGA
- a CDS encoding GSU2403 family nucleotidyltransferase fold protein, whose translation MYYSALDSRVIRDRVDLVATFEEWQRVRNLSQDELSGNMSYELRAGREYLYRRTTKNGIRSTRSLGPRSDKTDAILAHYLRQKQEAEERLATLAGKINQLAAVMRALNHQRVPSIAARLIRKLDESPAAARFRVVGTHALYAYEAAAAVTFNGEMVATGDLDVLIDDRAPLRIAIDGEARGLEAIARSVDPSFQQRQKGDFRLTNKDGFMVEFIRPEARPAKRVMPGQASGIEGDAAPVPIVGLEWLVSAPAFTAIAIDDRGFPVRMTAPAPAIWAAHKLWIAQRDDRDPGKAARDKVQAEAVLSLIEDRLPQERLDPVKHSALPKFVADLVAAEPEKPDQKKLTPDWE comes from the coding sequence ATGTATTACAGTGCTTTAGACAGCCGCGTGATCCGTGATCGGGTTGATCTCGTAGCCACATTCGAAGAGTGGCAACGGGTCAGAAACCTATCACAGGACGAACTCAGCGGAAACATGTCTTACGAGCTGCGCGCAGGCCGTGAGTATCTCTACCGCAGAACGACCAAAAATGGGATCAGGTCGACCCGAAGCCTCGGCCCCCGATCTGACAAAACCGACGCCATTCTCGCGCATTATCTGCGGCAGAAACAGGAGGCCGAGGAGCGTCTCGCAACTTTGGCCGGCAAGATCAACCAACTGGCAGCGGTGATGCGGGCGCTCAACCACCAGCGTGTCCCCAGCATCGCGGCCAGGCTGATCCGCAAGCTGGATGAAAGCCCGGCGGCCGCTCGATTTCGGGTGGTGGGCACGCATGCGCTCTATGCCTATGAGGCCGCGGCAGCGGTGACATTCAACGGGGAGATGGTCGCCACCGGAGATCTGGATGTTCTGATCGACGACCGCGCGCCCCTGCGTATTGCAATTGACGGAGAGGCGCGAGGCTTGGAGGCCATCGCCAGATCCGTCGATCCGTCGTTTCAGCAGCGTCAGAAGGGAGATTTCCGGCTGACGAATAAGGACGGGTTCATGGTCGAGTTTATCCGCCCCGAGGCGCGCCCCGCGAAACGGGTCATGCCCGGCCAGGCCAGCGGTATCGAAGGGGATGCCGCGCCTGTCCCGATTGTCGGCTTGGAATGGCTTGTGTCGGCGCCCGCCTTCACGGCCATCGCGATCGACGACCGCGGCTTCCCGGTCCGAATGACCGCGCCTGCCCCGGCCATATGGGCGGCGCATAAGCTCTGGATTGCCCAAAGGGACGATCGTGATCCCGGCAAGGCCGCGCGCGACAAGGTTCAGGCCGAAGCAGTTCTCAGCCTGATCGAGGACCGACTGCCACAGGAAAGGTTGGACCCTGTTAAGCACAGCGCCTTGCCCAAATTCGTGGCGGATCTGGTGGCAGCTGAACCGGAAAAACCTGATCAGAAAAAGCTCACGCCAGATTGGGAATGA
- a CDS encoding TrbG/VirB9 family P-type conjugative transfer protein, translating into MNRFFHGAAALVLVTILPFSAIAEVRPKAGSRDARVTYASFVDGQVYHVSTRIRNITLIELGQGEEIRSVAAGDLESFQIDKLEGANVFTIKPVIEGASTNVTVETNRRFYFLQVSESRATPNWSVKFSAPGDHRSSRTAPSVRPLPTAPPKKMRYAISQGSSGAEFAPIGVSDDGQKTYFQIAPGAPMPSLFRVDAKGREYSVNSQSKGEIITVAARSERWVLRYGDDYVCITGQEE; encoded by the coding sequence ATGAATAGGTTTTTCCATGGCGCGGCGGCGCTCGTGCTGGTTACCATCCTGCCCTTCAGTGCTATCGCGGAAGTCCGACCGAAAGCCGGATCGCGCGATGCCCGCGTCACCTATGCCAGCTTCGTCGACGGGCAGGTCTATCATGTCTCGACCCGGATCCGGAACATCACCCTGATCGAACTCGGACAGGGCGAAGAGATCCGCTCGGTCGCCGCGGGTGATCTCGAGAGCTTCCAGATCGACAAGCTCGAAGGCGCCAATGTATTCACCATCAAGCCGGTGATCGAGGGCGCCTCGACCAATGTCACCGTCGAGACCAATCGCCGGTTTTATTTCCTGCAGGTCTCGGAGAGCCGCGCGACGCCGAACTGGTCGGTGAAGTTCAGCGCCCCCGGCGATCACCGCAGCAGCCGCACCGCGCCAAGTGTCCGTCCTCTGCCCACCGCACCACCGAAGAAAATGCGTTACGCGATCTCGCAGGGGTCCTCTGGCGCGGAGTTTGCCCCGATTGGCGTCTCGGATGATGGCCAGAAGACCTATTTCCAGATCGCGCCAGGCGCGCCGATGCCCTCGCTGTTTCGTGTCGATGCCAAGGGTCGGGAATATTCGGTCAATAGCCAGAGCAAGGGCGAGATCATCACCGTTGCGGCGCGCTCGGAGCGCTGGGTGCTGCGCTATGGCGACGACTATGTCTGCATCACCGGCCAGGAGGAGTAA
- a CDS encoding virB8 family protein, whose amino-acid sequence MTDALSEERKLLARQLFIEPTRREKLAWLVAAGGMACGMLGLATTLALLPLKQSQAYLTIVDRDTGIASRAVEVERATMEHADAVTQSLLYGYVLARETYDPNDNEARMLRTWRQSSGEAQASLQALWDGKNPNYPPTVYGETGRVKLEVLSISQVNDTTAQVRFVKTLSRPSQPDRLGNFTATVSYRFQPTQESALELVWQNPFGFVVTGYRVSSDSLEAQKDE is encoded by the coding sequence ATGACAGACGCCTTGTCTGAAGAGAGAAAGCTGCTCGCAAGACAGCTCTTCATCGAGCCGACCCGCCGGGAAAAACTGGCCTGGCTCGTCGCTGCCGGCGGCATGGCTTGCGGCATGCTCGGCCTAGCCACCACCCTCGCCCTGTTGCCGTTGAAACAGTCCCAAGCCTATCTCACCATCGTCGATCGCGACACAGGCATCGCGAGTCGCGCCGTCGAGGTCGAACGCGCCACCATGGAACATGCCGATGCCGTCACCCAAAGCCTGCTCTACGGCTATGTGCTCGCCCGCGAGACTTATGATCCGAATGACAATGAGGCGCGGATGTTGCGCACCTGGCGGCAATCGAGCGGCGAGGCGCAGGCCTCACTGCAGGCGCTTTGGGATGGTAAGAACCCGAACTACCCGCCGACAGTTTATGGCGAAACGGGCCGGGTGAAACTCGAGGTGCTCTCGATCAGCCAGGTCAATGACACCACCGCACAGGTGCGTTTCGTGAAGACTCTGTCTCGACCGAGCCAACCTGACCGGCTGGGGAATTTCACCGCCACGGTGAGCTACCGGTTTCAGCCGACGCAGGAAAGCGCGCTCGAACTGGTCTGGCAGAACCCGTTCGGCTTTGTCGTGACCGGCTATCGCGTCAGCTCGGATTCTCTGGAGGCCCAGAAGGATGAATAG
- a CDS encoding type IV secretion system protein — protein sequence MGLVTTIIETLDSSVKSTGERFFESTASAVGPLWTVLLTLLLLLIGMNMALGIYRMRAKDSLQIATRIVLVYMFAFSWANFGTFYDALTSASGNLALGFFDLAGANDAGINAAMDEFAVNMGETADGVMKSMGSITRGVLGALFFLILAILMAVYVLVVGFAKIMIAFLLGVAPLAMIFTIFNRTKPLFEAWLSSFVSYLMYPIAASAVIAAVVAMATAQYREQAEIDTLGSLVGFMVVVFVGIFALMKIPEAANHITGQMNLASIAPEAMRLAGSSLQRPSQVGANALGAHGLAHPKQYLAGLTSLPSGLSEAKSTPHQRSAREAGMALRQKLTALDLMRRS from the coding sequence ATGGGTCTCGTCACCACCATCATCGAAACCCTCGACTCCAGCGTGAAGTCGACCGGGGAGCGGTTTTTCGAGAGCACGGCTTCCGCCGTTGGCCCGCTCTGGACCGTGCTCCTCACACTGCTCTTGCTGCTCATCGGCATGAATATGGCGCTCGGCATCTATCGCATGAGAGCCAAGGATAGCTTGCAGATCGCGACGCGGATCGTCCTCGTCTACATGTTCGCTTTCTCCTGGGCGAATTTCGGGACGTTCTATGACGCGCTGACTTCGGCCAGTGGCAATCTGGCATTGGGCTTCTTCGATCTGGCAGGGGCCAATGACGCTGGCATCAACGCGGCCATGGACGAGTTCGCCGTGAATATGGGCGAAACAGCCGACGGGGTGATGAAAAGCATGGGGTCGATCACCCGCGGCGTGCTCGGTGCCCTTTTCTTCCTCATCCTCGCGATATTGATGGCGGTCTATGTCCTGGTCGTCGGTTTCGCCAAGATCATGATTGCCTTCCTGCTTGGCGTCGCTCCGCTGGCGATGATCTTCACCATCTTCAATCGCACCAAGCCGCTCTTCGAGGCCTGGCTTTCCTCCTTCGTCTCCTACCTGATGTATCCGATTGCAGCTTCGGCTGTGATTGCCGCCGTTGTGGCGATGGCCACGGCGCAATATCGCGAGCAGGCCGAAATCGACACGCTCGGCAGCCTTGTCGGCTTCATGGTCGTGGTCTTTGTCGGCATCTTCGCCCTGATGAAAATCCCCGAAGCGGCCAATCACATTACCGGCCAGATGAATCTCGCCTCCATCGCGCCCGAGGCCATGCGCCTCGCCGGATCCTCGCTGCAGCGTCCAAGCCAGGTCGGGGCCAACGCGCTCGGCGCGCATGGCCTTGCCCATCCCAAGCAATATCTCGCCGGGCTTACCAGCCTGCCCTCAGGCCTCTCCGAGGCCAAATCCACCCCGCATCAGCGCTCGGCCCGCGAGGCCGGCATGGCGCTGCGCCAAAAACTCACGGCACTCGACCTCATGCGCCGGAGCTAG
- a CDS encoding type IV secretory system conjugative DNA transfer family protein, protein MPRLLIVLPIAALAGALLGLMAGGIWVQLKTGGNALNGDMFLLIRQFPGWDEIGQEPWASGYRLGLIGAALLTGFALLLSFGQKLTEYGQAHFQSKAEIRRNGLLQPIGRGLVFGKLGKPKTKAAMIAADYDKFPHCLVVAPTRAGKGVGYAIPNLLLFPGSMVVLDVKGELFEATSRHRQAQGDAIFYFSPFDFDHPSHRYNPLERVARIRHADECYTELAKIADYFLTVSDKGSAGDFLTEGRDLFIAAGLLAIERGRPTIGEISRILFGQGATSSAYAAHAEEVKHLSAAQTFRKFAGYSDRTLSSHASVLSGAGLSLWNNPAVDRATSGNDFSFADLRRQPMAVYLVVNADAIKTLAPLIRLFFGELIATLRASMPDPAQEPWPVKIMLDEFDQLGPMPIIVQSLKQLAGHGGRVSIITQSIPGLESTPYSENERLGIESAAGIKLYLAPNEKKTAEEVSEGLGKTTKLAISDSLSRDGSGLLRRSISRRNEERPLMTPDELKKLDRDKVILIPERQHPIIAERIVYYEDPYFKELMSAQKGPLPYPSRDGENLRRLRETVEDLTRRIEARGIITYPARSDHGPLVAGETPNQEEKPKVSAAPPTQAKPSSPKSEVNVSGPTAQAMLQEIEQERPELSAEEMLEALKPQEKRALETMQGIEQKLLRKLGA, encoded by the coding sequence ATGCCGCGGCTGTTGATCGTTCTTCCCATCGCGGCGTTGGCCGGTGCGCTTCTCGGGTTGATGGCCGGTGGGATCTGGGTGCAGCTCAAAACCGGCGGCAATGCGCTGAATGGCGATATGTTCCTGCTGATCCGGCAATTCCCGGGCTGGGACGAGATCGGACAGGAGCCTTGGGCCTCGGGCTATCGCCTCGGATTGATCGGGGCCGCGCTGCTCACGGGTTTTGCTCTCCTCCTCTCCTTCGGCCAGAAGCTGACCGAATATGGCCAGGCGCATTTTCAGAGCAAAGCCGAGATCCGCCGCAATGGACTGTTACAGCCCATCGGGCGCGGCTTGGTCTTCGGAAAGCTCGGCAAGCCCAAGACCAAGGCGGCGATGATTGCCGCGGATTACGACAAATTCCCGCATTGCCTCGTCGTCGCCCCGACCCGCGCCGGCAAGGGTGTCGGCTATGCCATCCCGAACCTCTTGCTGTTTCCCGGCTCAATGGTGGTGCTCGACGTCAAAGGCGAGCTTTTCGAGGCGACCTCGCGCCATCGTCAGGCGCAGGGCGATGCGATCTTCTATTTCTCGCCTTTCGATTTTGATCATCCTTCGCATCGCTATAACCCGCTCGAGCGCGTCGCCCGGATCCGTCATGCCGATGAATGCTATACCGAGCTTGCCAAGATCGCGGATTACTTCCTCACCGTTTCCGACAAGGGCAGCGCCGGTGACTTCCTGACCGAAGGACGCGATCTCTTCATCGCTGCGGGACTTCTCGCCATTGAGCGCGGCCGCCCGACCATCGGCGAGATCAGCCGCATCCTCTTCGGTCAGGGCGCAACTTCGAGCGCCTATGCCGCCCATGCCGAGGAGGTGAAGCATCTCTCTGCCGCCCAGACCTTCCGCAAATTCGCAGGCTATTCCGATCGCACCCTCAGTTCACATGCCTCGGTATTGAGCGGGGCCGGGCTCTCGCTCTGGAACAACCCTGCCGTCGATCGCGCCACCAGCGGCAATGATTTTTCCTTTGCCGATCTGCGTCGTCAGCCGATGGCCGTCTATCTCGTGGTCAATGCCGATGCCATCAAGACATTGGCTCCGCTGATCCGGCTGTTTTTTGGTGAGCTCATCGCCACACTTCGCGCCAGCATGCCCGACCCTGCTCAGGAACCCTGGCCGGTGAAGATCATGCTCGATGAATTCGACCAGCTCGGACCGATGCCGATCATCGTGCAATCGCTAAAACAGCTGGCTGGTCATGGCGGTCGGGTCTCGATCATCACCCAATCCATCCCGGGCCTGGAATCAACGCCCTATTCCGAAAACGAGCGCCTCGGCATCGAATCCGCCGCCGGCATCAAGCTTTACCTCGCCCCGAACGAGAAAAAGACCGCCGAGGAGGTGTCGGAAGGGCTCGGCAAGACCACCAAGCTCGCGATCAGCGACAGCCTTTCGCGTGATGGCTCGGGCCTGCTGCGCCGCTCGATCTCGCGGCGCAATGAAGAACGCCCGTTGATGACACCGGACGAGTTGAAAAAGCTCGATCGCGACAAGGTCATCCTGATCCCCGAGCGCCAGCACCCGATCATTGCCGAGCGCATCGTCTATTACGAGGATCCCTATTTTAAGGAGCTGATGTCCGCGCAGAAGGGACCCCTGCCCTATCCCTCCCGCGACGGCGAAAACCTGCGGCGTTTGCGCGAAACCGTCGAGGACCTGACAAGGCGCATCGAAGCTCGCGGGATCATCACCTACCCGGCAAGGAGTGATCACGGGCCTCTCGTCGCGGGTGAAACCCCGAACCAAGAGGAGAAACCCAAGGTCAGCGCCGCGCCACCCACGCAGGCGAAACCTTCGTCGCCGAAATCAGAGGTCAACGTTTCGGGTCCAACTGCCCAAGCCATGCTGCAGGAAATAGAACAGGAGAGACCCGAATTGAGCGCCGAAGAGATGCTGGAGGCGCTAAAGCCGCAGGAAAAACGCGCCCTCGAGACCATGCAGGGCATCGAGCAGAAACTGCTGCGCAAATTGGGCGCGTGA
- a CDS encoding ATPase, T2SS/T4P/T4SS family produces the protein MAVGFLEHYLQPLAPLIEDPGAIEISINADGRVWIERSGDAHMAAFTDLILTPRAVSDLASQIANEVRQPLTEQSPMVSATVGFRGVTLRAQAVLPPASAEGAILAFRLFRARAAEDEPKRFAFLRTPETSSEAARCETIRSIRALIQPGGDPDGFLRAAIAERLNILVSGGTSTGKTELARRLQWMIPAEERLVLIEDAPELMPGQPNHVSLVASRDEASPRSAEKLLQATLRLRPDRIILGELRGREAVTYLGAINSGHGGSFTTLHAETARKAFEKLALLVLETGTRLSFGEVLRYLSGSIDLVIQAGRIGHRRGILELWFPGLEQDLGAPS, from the coding sequence ATGGCGGTCGGCTTTCTTGAACATTATCTGCAGCCGCTCGCGCCGTTGATCGAAGATCCAGGTGCCATCGAGATTTCGATCAATGCCGATGGCCGGGTCTGGATCGAGCGCAGCGGTGACGCCCATATGGCCGCGTTCACGGATCTCATTCTAACCCCGCGCGCGGTCAGTGATCTCGCCAGCCAGATCGCCAATGAAGTGCGCCAGCCTCTGACCGAGCAATCGCCCATGGTCTCGGCGACGGTGGGGTTTCGGGGCGTCACTTTGCGCGCCCAGGCCGTGCTGCCGCCGGCTTCGGCGGAAGGCGCCATCCTCGCATTCCGCCTGTTCCGGGCGCGAGCTGCAGAGGACGAACCAAAGCGATTTGCCTTCCTGCGCACTCCGGAGACCTCCTCCGAGGCGGCAAGATGCGAGACGATCCGCTCCATTCGCGCGCTGATCCAGCCCGGCGGGGATCCCGATGGCTTTTTGCGGGCCGCCATCGCGGAGAGGTTGAATATCCTGGTCTCTGGCGGCACTTCGACCGGAAAAACCGAGCTTGCACGTCGCCTGCAATGGATGATCCCGGCTGAGGAGCGTCTGGTTCTGATCGAGGACGCGCCCGAACTCATGCCCGGGCAACCCAATCATGTCAGCCTCGTGGCCAGTCGCGATGAGGCCTCGCCGCGCTCGGCCGAAAAGCTCTTGCAGGCAACGCTGCGCCTGCGGCCGGACCGGATCATCTTGGGCGAATTGCGTGGGCGTGAAGCCGTCACCTATCTCGGCGCGATCAATTCTGGCCATGGCGGCTCTTTCACCACGCTTCATGCCGAAACCGCCCGCAAGGCCTTCGAAAAGCTGGCCCTCCTCGTCCTGGAAACGGGTACCCGTCTGAGTTTCGGCGAGGTGCTGCGCTACCTTTCCGGCTCGATCGATCTGGTGATTCAGGCCGGGCGCATCGGCCATCGCCGCGGCATTCTCGAGCTCTGGTTTCCCGGACTCGAGCAGGATCTGGGAGCGCCCTCATGA
- a CDS encoding type IV secretion system protein: MSFGKAMQRVLAASALILVPVAITAQGVPTIDVTSIARLQEMISEAKLQLKEQVAQNVKLDAQTLKLIEQIQLLQGQISALKDGLTLADLGFDKESFLKEIMPGFSDLTASLDAAKSGDWASVLAEGGTLSGGTVSTHVDKAFASAGLERARVDQLAKSEEAPAARIGTAANVNAFMSVAAESSSQGARESLTRIDGLVGKIEGTENLKQAIDLNTRVTAELGIALANVWAMQAVQTVGMGEAGIMDAATAADEEKYLSIKLVE; encoded by the coding sequence ATGAGCTTTGGCAAAGCAATGCAACGCGTTCTGGCCGCGTCAGCACTTATCCTCGTCCCAGTGGCGATCACCGCCCAAGGGGTGCCGACGATCGATGTCACCAGCATTGCCCGGCTCCAGGAGATGATTTCCGAGGCCAAGCTGCAGCTGAAGGAACAGGTCGCGCAGAATGTGAAGCTCGACGCCCAGACCCTGAAGCTGATCGAACAGATCCAGCTCCTGCAAGGCCAGATATCGGCGCTGAAGGATGGTCTTACGCTCGCCGATCTCGGCTTTGACAAGGAGAGCTTCCTCAAGGAGATCATGCCCGGCTTCAGCGATCTGACCGCATCGCTCGATGCCGCAAAATCCGGCGATTGGGCCTCTGTTCTCGCGGAGGGCGGCACGCTCAGCGGTGGCACGGTTTCCACCCATGTCGACAAGGCCTTTGCCTCGGCTGGGCTCGAACGGGCGAGGGTCGACCAGCTCGCCAAGAGCGAGGAAGCGCCGGCGGCGCGCATCGGCACTGCGGCCAATGTGAATGCCTTCATGTCGGTGGCGGCGGAATCCTCCTCGCAAGGCGCGCGCGAGAGCCTAACCCGGATCGACGGATTGGTCGGCAAGATCGAGGGCACGGAAAATCTCAAACAGGCCATCGATCTCAATACCCGCGTCACCGCCGAGCTCGGCATCGCGCTCGCAAATGTTTGGGCCATGCAGGCGGTCCAGACCGTGGGCATGGGCGAGGCCGGCATCATGGATGCCGCCACCGCCGCCGATGAAGAAAAATACCTGAGCATCAAACTGGTGGAATGA
- a CDS encoding TrbI/VirB10 family protein, whose product MAEDQDDKVAARLARLKSPPRTKRNLRPYFVPAATLLIGTAMGAWAMMPRTDGKDEVESLPTSSVTEFQQDPGLAGFTVAKAPSEVSQPAAELTKPAPTIAPDPALEELRSRLASLERENKAAVEKLQAEVEAEKAKAAEQEQALSDAEAERRRLEEELLNAAQFGLPDQAAAEAEAQRLADLERRRQEAAEQRQRQINSPMVAFRAGGNAAASGADPAAAIEPGSAAADRAGTPDFLRAGAARAEITKAERIAHPGQTVVQGTMIEATLETSVDTSLPGNVVANVSQDVWSMDMSQVLIPRGAKLYGRYSNEISQGQRRVMIAWDRLIRADGLTVRLEGYGSDRVGRSGLNGKVRNHTLSRFGAATVVSVIGALPGILEAAANDGEEDDDSDALAEFYSGIDQGASNALSGTMAGYLNRPPTITLDQGQVVIVRVNNDLELF is encoded by the coding sequence ATGGCCGAGGATCAGGATGACAAAGTTGCGGCCCGGCTTGCCCGGCTGAAATCGCCGCCCCGAACGAAACGCAATCTCAGGCCCTATTTTGTGCCAGCAGCCACCCTGCTCATTGGCACGGCTATGGGCGCTTGGGCGATGATGCCGCGTACAGATGGTAAGGACGAAGTCGAAAGCCTGCCCACATCCAGCGTCACCGAGTTCCAGCAGGATCCCGGTCTCGCCGGCTTCACTGTGGCGAAAGCCCCGTCCGAGGTTTCGCAACCAGCTGCCGAGCTGACCAAACCCGCGCCGACAATCGCACCGGACCCGGCGCTAGAGGAATTGCGCTCGCGTCTGGCCAGCCTCGAGCGCGAGAACAAGGCGGCGGTGGAAAAGCTGCAGGCCGAGGTGGAGGCCGAGAAAGCCAAGGCGGCCGAGCAGGAACAGGCCCTCAGCGACGCGGAGGCCGAACGCCGCCGTCTCGAGGAAGAATTGCTGAATGCCGCGCAATTCGGCCTGCCCGATCAAGCCGCCGCCGAAGCGGAAGCGCAACGTCTCGCCGATCTCGAACGTCGCCGTCAGGAAGCCGCAGAGCAACGTCAGCGCCAGATCAATTCGCCGATGGTTGCGTTTCGCGCGGGTGGCAATGCCGCGGCAAGTGGTGCTGATCCGGCCGCCGCCATCGAGCCGGGAAGTGCTGCAGCGGATCGAGCCGGAACACCCGATTTCTTGCGCGCGGGCGCGGCGCGTGCCGAGATCACCAAAGCCGAGCGCATTGCGCATCCCGGCCAGACCGTGGTGCAGGGCACGATGATCGAGGCCACGCTCGAGACCTCGGTCGACACCAGCCTCCCCGGCAATGTCGTGGCCAATGTCAGCCAGGATGTCTGGTCGATGGATATGAGCCAGGTCCTGATCCCGCGCGGCGCCAAACTCTACGGTCGCTATTCGAATGAAATCAGCCAGGGCCAGCGACGGGTGATGATCGCCTGGGACCGGTTGATCCGGGCCGATGGGCTGACCGTGCGCCTCGAGGGCTATGGCAGCGACCGGGTCGGGCGATCCGGCCTGAATGGCAAGGTCAGGAACCACACGCTCAGCCGATTTGGTGCGGCCACCGTGGTCTCGGTGATCGGCGCCCTGCCCGGCATCCTCGAGGCCGCCGCCAATGATGGCGAGGAGGATGACGACAGCGACGCTCTTGCCGAGTTCTATTCCGGCATTGACCAGGGTGCATCCAATGCCCTCAGCGGCACCATGGCGGGCTATCTCAACCGCCCGCCGACCATCACCCTCGATCAGGGCCAAGTCGTGATCGTGCGGGTCAACAATGATCTGGAGCTCTTTTGA
- a CDS encoding sunset domain-containing protein: MPWSPAYAKTRINVSKGERWFCNEQEAVAAGWRAAR; this comes from the coding sequence ATGCCCTGGTCGCCGGCCTATGCCAAAACCCGGATCAATGTCTCGAAAGGCGAGCGCTGGTTCTGCAACGAGCAGGAAGCCGTCGCGGCGGGTTGGCGGGCTGCGCGCTGA